A genomic region of Vicia villosa cultivar HV-30 ecotype Madison, WI unplaced genomic scaffold, Vvil1.0 ctg.006126F_1_1, whole genome shotgun sequence contains the following coding sequences:
- the LOC131642928 gene encoding pentatricopeptide repeat-containing protein At1g08070, chloroplastic-like: MKLQNLNQIAKHAQFQLTRNPNPQFLNQNLALLANSHEDNGNAFFNLYNQMLSFSDSSSHNHYTFTHALKACSSFHAFSKGLEIHARLVKSGHISDRFIQNSLLHFYLSSNDVVSAIRVFQSIPSPDVVSWTSLISGLSKCGFESKAIEAFSSMNVKPNSLTLVSAFSACSTLGALRFGKAIHAYGMKLRIDGNIVFCNAALDLYAKCGSLMNAHNVFVKMSKRDVISWTTLLMGYARGGHCDEAVEVFKEMVVSGEAEPNEATVVTVLSACASVGSLSLGCWVHSYIDKRIDLCVDGNIGNALVNMYVKCGDMKMGLKVFNMVVCKDVISWGTVICGLGMNGYGKQAVQMFSHMLVHGVLPDDVTFIGLLSACSHVGLVGEGMMFFKAMRDSYGIVPQMRHYGCMVDMYGRAGMFEEAVAFIRGMPVEAEGPIWGSLLQACKIHGNEETSEWIRGQLGEKKVGVGTLALLSNIYASSERWEDADKVRKTMRGPGLKKVAGYSWIEPEVRLDSSLRVA, encoded by the coding sequence ATGAAGCTTCAAAATCTGAATCAAATTGCGAAACACGCTCAATTTCAATTAACCAGAAACCCTAACCCCCAATTTCTAAACCAAAACCTCGCACTCCTTGCAAACTCCCACGAAGACAATGGCAACGCTTTCTTCAATCTCTACAACCAAATGCTCTCTTTTTCCGATTCTTCATCTCACAACCACTACACCTTCACCCACGCGCTCAAAGCTTGTTCCTCTTTCCACGCGTTCTCCAAAGGTCTCGAAATCCACGCGCGTCTCGTCAAATCCGGTCACATCTCCGACCGCTTCATCCAAAACTCGCTCCTCCACTTCTACCTTTCCTCCAACGACGTCGTTTCCGCTATTCGCGTTTTTCAGTCAATTCCTTCACCCGACGTCGTTTCATGGACGTCGTTAATCTCAGGTCTATCAAAATGCGGATTCGAATCCAAAGCCATTGAAGCATTCTCTTCCATGAACGTGAAGCCTAATTCATTAACTCTCGTAAGTGCTTTTTCCGCTTGTTCCACTCTCGGTGCTCTTAGATTTGGTAAAGCTATTCACGCTTATGGGATGAAGTTACGGATTGATGGGAACATTGTTTTTTGTAATGCTGCATTGGATTTGTATGCAAAGTGTGGGTCTTTGATGAATGCGCATAACGTGTTTGTGAAAATGTCTAAGAGGGATGTTATTTCTTGGACTACTTTGTTAATGGGTTATGCACGTGGAGGACACTGTGATGAGGCTGTTGAGGTTTTCAAAGAGATGGTGGTTAGTGGAGAAGCTGAACCTAATGAGGCAACGGTTGTGACTGTGTTGTCAGCTTGTGCTTCGGTTGGTTCTTTGAGTTTGGGGTGTTGGGTGCATTCTTATATTGATAaaaggattgatctttgtgttGATGGAAATATTGGAAATGCGTTGGTTAATATGTATGTTAAATGTGGTGATATGAAAATGGGGTTGAAAGTGTTTAACATGGTTGTTTGTAAAGATGTTATTTCTTGGGGTACTGTTATTTGTGGATTGGGTATGAATGGATATGGCAAACAAGCTGTGCAAATGTTTTCGCATATGTTGGTTCATGGGGTTTTACCGGATGATGTGACTTTTATTGGATTGTTGTCTGCATGTAGCCATGTTGGTTTGGTTGGTGAGGGAATGATGTTCTTCAAAGCTATGAGAGATAGTTATGGCATTGTGCCACAGATGAGGCATTATGGTTGTATGGTAGATATGTATGGACGCGCTGGTATGTTTGAGGAAGCTGTGGCTTTCATTAGAGGTATGCCTGTTGAAGCTGAGGGACCTATTTGGGGTTCTCTTCTTCAGGCTTGTAAAATTCATGGTAATGAAGAGACGTCTGAATGGATTAGGGGACAACTAGGTGAGAAAAAAGTTGGTGTTGGTACTCTTGCTTTATTATCTAACATTTATGCAAGTTCTGAAAGGTGGGAGGATGCTGATAAGGTTCGGAAAACAATGAGAGGCCCAGGATTGAAGAAAGTAGCTGGATATAGCTGGATTGAACCTGAGGTTAGATTGGACTCAAGTTTACGTGTTGCTTAG
- the LOC131642931 gene encoding putative tRNA (cytidine(32)/guanosine(34)-2'-O)-methyltransferase, translating into MGKASRDKRDIYYRKAKEEGWRARSAFKLLQLDEEFNIFEGVKRVVDLCAAPGSWSQVLSRKLYLPAKLAPDAMDENLPLIVAIDLQPMAPIEGVIQVQGDITNARTAEVVIRHFDGCKADLVVCDGAPDVTGLHDMDEFVQSQLILAGLTIVTHVLKEGGKFIAKIFRGKDTSLLYCQLKLFFPVVTFAKPKSSRNSSIEAFAVCENYSPPEGFNPKDLHRLLEKVGSPSGVGDTDCVSGWLEGANKVYIPFQACGDLTGYDSDRSYPLPKVVGGTYQSLDPVQPPIAPPYKRALELKKVSTQGSREPENLSLDS; encoded by the exons ATGGGCAAAGCTTCAAGGGATAAGAGG GATATATATTACCGGAAAGCAAAAGAAGAGGGGTGGCGTGCTCGAAGTGCCTTTAAACTCCTTCAGCTAGATGaagaatttaatatttttgaag GGGTAAAACGTGTTGTAGATTTATGTGCTGCACCGGGTAGCTGGAGTCAG GTTTTGAGTCGTAAACTGTACCTTCCAGCCAAGCTTGCACCTGATGCAAT GGATGAAAATCTTCCTCTTATTGTAGCTATTGATTTGCAGCCAATGGCTCCAATTGAAGGTGTTATCCAGGTGCAGGGTGATATAACTAATGCTCGGACTGCTGAAGTG GTCATTAGACATTTTGATGGTTGCAAGGCCGACCTGGTTGTGTGTGATGGTGCTCCTGATG TTACCGGGCTTCATGATATGGATGAATTTGTTCAATCCCAACTCATACTTGCT GGGTTGACAATTGTTACTCATGTACTGAAGGAAGGAGGGAAGTTTATTGCAAAGATATTTAGAGGAAAGGACACAAGCCTTCTATACTGTCAG ctaaaattattttttcctgTGGTGACTTTCGCAAAACCAAAAAGCAGCCGTAATTCCAGCATAG AGGCATTTGCAGTTTGTGAAAACTACTCTCCTCCTGAAGGATTCAACCCGAAAGATCTTCATCGGCTACTTGAGAAAGTTGGAAGCCCGTCAGGGGTAGGGGATACAG ATTGTGTTAGTGGTTGGTTGGAAGGCGCTAATAAGGTGTATATCCCATTTCAAGCTTGTGGGGATCTCACTGGATATGACTCTGATAGGTCATATCCACTACCTAAAGTTGTTGGAGGAACATATCAGAGCTTGGATCCAGTACAACCACCTATTGCCCCTCCTTACAAGAGAGCTCTAGAGTTAAAAAAAGTCTCAACTCAAGGATCCAGAGAACCTGAAAATCTCTCTTTGGATTCCTGA